One Nicotiana sylvestris chromosome 12, ASM39365v2, whole genome shotgun sequence genomic window carries:
- the LOC138883989 gene encoding uncharacterized mitochondrial protein AtMg00810-like produces MGSEFEMSMMGELNFFLGLQVKQSPKGISICQQKYIKELLKRFDMEASKVIDTPTATGTRLDMDEIGSPVNQTMYRGIIGSLLYLTANRPDIVFSVGLCARFQSNPKESHLKAAKRILIYLKGTQDLVMYYPSSDSFNLIGYADADYAGYLVDRKSTSGMTHFLGSCLISWGTRK; encoded by the coding sequence atgggaagtgaatttgaaatgagcatgatgggggaactAAACTTCTTCTTaggtcttcaagtaaaacagtccccAAAGGGTATATCCATCTGTCAACAAAAATACATCaaggagctcttgaagaggtttgacatggaagcatcaaaagtgataGACACTCCCACTGCTACAggcactcgactggacatggatgaaattggatctcctgtgaatcaaaccatgtatagaggcatcATTGGATCGCTCCTCTATCTCACAGCCAACAGACCTGATATTGTCTTTAGTGTGGGGCTATGCGCAagatttcaatcaaatcccaaggagtctcatttgaaggctgccaaaagaatactAATATATCTCAAAGGAACACAGGACCTAGTAATGTATTATCCCTCAAGTGACAGTTTTAATCTCATTGGTTATGCTGATGcagactatgcaggttatcttgtcgataggaaaagcacttctggaatgACTCACTTCTTAGGatcatgtcttatctcttggggcacaaggaaataa